From Candoia aspera isolate rCanAsp1 chromosome 4, rCanAsp1.hap2, whole genome shotgun sequence, a single genomic window includes:
- the EMC4 gene encoding ER membrane protein complex subunit 4 has translation MSTGGGLVTNRGRRFKWAIELSGPGSGGRGRSDRGSSQGDTLYPIGYSDKQVPDTSVQETDRILVEKRCWDIALGPLKQIPMNLFIMYMAGNTISIFPTMMVCMMAWRPIQALMSISATFKLLESSSQKFLQGLVYLIGNLLGLALAVYKCQSMGLLPTHASDWLAFIEPPERMEYTGGGLIL, from the exons ATGAGCACTGGAGGGGGATTGGTGACCAATCGCGGACGACGTTTCAAATGGGCCATTGAGTTGAGTGGTCCAGGCAGTGGTGGTAG AGGCCGAAGTGACCGTGGTAGCAGCCAAGGAGACACCCTCTACCCCATAGGCTATTCAGATAAGCAGGTTCCTGACACAAGTGTTCAGGAGACAGATCGCATCCTGGTTGAAAAG CGCTGCTGGGATATCGCCCTCGGTCCCTTGAAGCAAATCCCTATGAACTTATTCATCATGTACATGGCAGGGAATACAATCTCTATCTTCCCCACCATGATGGTCTGTATGATGGCCTGGAGGCCCATCCAAGCACTAATGTCCATCTCTGCCA CCTTCAAGCTACTTGAAAGTTCAAGTCAGAAGTTTCTTCAGGGACTGGTATATTTAATTGGCAACCTGTTAGGATTGGCCTTGGCTGTTTACAAGTGCCAGTCAATGGGGCTACTGCCAACTCATGCTTCTGACTGGCTGGCTTTTATTGAACCACCTGAG CGCATGGAGTATACAGGTGGGGGTCTAATCTTATGA
- the SDR39U1 gene encoding epimerase family protein SDR39U1 — MRVLIGGGTGFIGRNLSQVLKNRGHEVTLISRHPGKNRFTWDELSRLGLPPCEGVVNLAGANVLNPLQRWNDSFRQEVISSRVETTKSLAKAIAATEYPPRAWVLVTGVGYYQPSHITKYTEESPGGDFDFFSRLVTSWEEAAKIPGDATRQVVVRSGVVLGRDGGAIGQMLWPFRLGLGGPIASGHQPFPWIHVVDLAGIVTHALEQQGLSGVFNGVSPSAVGTTNRDFAQAMGSALRRPAFLPLPGFVVRAIFGSERSIMLLEGQCVIPKRTLESAYSFLFPDLSSALQDILA; from the exons ATGAGAGTGTTAATCG GTGGGGGGACCGGATTTATTGGCCGAAACTTAAGCCAGGTGCTGAAGAACCGAGGCCATGAAGTCACCCTTATTTCTCGTCACCCTGGAAAGAACCGGTTTACCTGG GATGAACTTTCCCGCTTAGGTCTCCCCCCCTGTGAAGGAGTGGTCAACCTGGCTGGAGCAAATGTCCTCAATCCTCTTCAGAG GTGGAATGATTCCTTCCGCCAGGAAGTGATTTCCAGCCGAGTAGAGACCACAAAGTCCTTGGCGAAAGCCATCGCAGCTACTGAATACCCACCTCGTGCCTGGGTCCTTGTCACCGGCGTAG GATATTACCAGCCCAGCCACATCACCAAATACACTGAAGAAAGTCCAGGTGGAGACTTTGATTTCTTCTCTCGCTTGGTGACCTCTTGGGAGGAAGCAGCTAAAATCCCTGGTGATGCCACTCGCCAAGTGGTAGTGAGATCTG GTGTCGTGCTGGGCAGAGATGGTGGTGCCATTGGCCAGATGTTGTGGCCTTTCCGCCTTGGACTGGGAGGCCCCATTGCTTCTGGACACCAGCCTTTTCCATGGATCCATGTGGTAGATTTGGCAGGAATTGTGACTCATGCGCTGGAGCAACAGGGCCTTAGTGGCGTCTTCAATGGGGTTTCACCTTCTGCAGTTGGAACTACGAACAGGGACTTTGCCCAAGCCATGGGGTCGGCACTCAGACGACCTGCCTTCCTGCCTCTGCCGGGTTTTGTGGTGAGAGCCATTTTTGGCTCTGAGCGGAGCATCATGCTGCTTGAAGGGCAGTGTGTGATCCCCAAGAGGACTCTAGAGAGTGCCTACTCTTTTTTATTCCCTGATCTTTCCTCTGCTCTCCAGGACATTCTAGCTTGA